TACTACCGCTTAAGGTGAGAGAAATGAGACACTTGTGATAAGATTCTTCAGATAGCCAATCTATTGAGGAAGCCAAATATGAGGAATTCAGAGATAAAAGCCCTCTATTACATTACACATATAGACAATCTCCCTTCTATCTTTGAAAAAGGAATTCTTTCTCACGAAAGAATTGAGAAAAACCATGTGCAACCCGAGCGCATTTATAACACAGAGATTGTCAACATAAGAAAGGAAAAAAGGACACCCAATCAGAAAAGTCTCTGGAGTTATGCCAACCTCTATTTCCAGCCGCGGAACCCAATGATGTACCGCGTTGTCCATGAAAAAGGGGTCAGGGATTTAGCTGTCCTCGAAGTTTCTGAAAACATCTTGCAGACCCCCGGTATTTTTATCACTGACGGAAACGCTGCCAATGCACCAACCCAAGTTTATCCGCTTATTGACGGATTAAAGGTGCTTCGACGGCAACGGAAAATTCTGTATAACGAATGGTGGAATACGCTTGACGGGTCAAAGCGGAAGATCATGGCAGAATGTCTGGTACCCGATAGTATTCGCCCAGAATTCATCAATTCAGTTTACGTTGCTGACGAAGAAACCCGAAGGAATGTCTCCGAAAAGATCGGTTCCCGTTCAATTTCTGTCATTCCAGAACCCAACATGTTCTTCCAACCAAATAGACGGAATAGAATTGGAGAGAATATCTCACTCATTGACGGCGATATGTTCTTTTCTACACTACAAACATTGACAATCAGTGTCAATCTCCAGGGCGTGATGGGGAAAGGATTAGCCTCGCGCGCCAAGTATCAATTTCCAGATGTTTACGTCGCATATCAGGATGTCTGCCGGTCAAAACGCGTGACAGCAACAAAACCCTATCTCTATAAACGAGAAGGTTCACTTGATGAGGAATTGGCAGACCACGGTTCAGAACTCCGCACATTGAACGCCGTTAAATGGTTCTTGCTATTTGCAACAAAGCGGAAGTGGAGAGAAAACTCTCGTTTAGAGGACATTGAAGGTGGATTAGACTGGGTACAACGCAATTTTCAAAAGGAGGGAATTGAATCACTGGCAATGCCTGCCCTCGGATGTGGATTAGGTGGATTAGACTGGAAAGATGTCGGACCCTTAATGTGCAAGTCCTTACACGGGATCGGTATTTCAGTCGCAATCTATCTACCGAGAGAAAGGAAAATACCACAGCAATATTTAACTGAATCACATCTCCTTGCCCACTGATTAGCGTTGAGCCTGTCCATGCGAATACTTACATCCGCACATAACGCTCGCGCGGCTCATCCAGATCCACAAGCACCCGTGAACCCACTTGCAGATACCGACCATTCAGCATCACAAATCGAAAGTCCCTATCAGACGGATCCCGGCGTAAAAACAGATATTCCCCGACAAACCTAATATCCGCCGCCGACATCTCCGCCAAACCGTCGTCAGAAATGAGGAACGTGTCCGTTGTGTCGTGAAGCTGCAGCGTGAAACCTGTTGCCAAGACATCCGCATCCGTCCGCACCGGGAGGTCGGTAACAGTCGGATGGACACTAACTTCAGGTCGCATCGGAAATAAGAGTGTATTCACCACCAGCGGGGGTTCACCCTTCTGCCGATAAATAACAGAGCCTTCATCTAACGCGACCGTGAGATCCCTTGCCCCAGCCGCACCGATGAATAGGTTACTCCGGTTCGGTGCCTGCGTCCAAGCATAGCCAGCGTCTGCTGAGATGTGAAGGGGTGTTCCGCGACCGAAACGAAAAACCTGTGCCAATGTCTCCGACTCCGCACCGAGAACGAGATCGTGCAAAACGAAGTATTCACCCTTGAGGTAAAAGATAGCACGTTTGTGGTGAATATCTGAGGCTTGCGAGTTTTCAGAATTCGGAGCTAATACCGACCATCTTTCGAGCCAATCAAATACCGGTGTCGTTATCCACTGCGTCCCAAGCACATCATCGCCTAACAGTGCACTGTCAAGCACACAGACAGAACCCGTCGTCAACTCCCGTCCGTGAGCATAGAGTGCAAGACGTGATATATCCGCTTCATTCGTTTTTGCCTGCGGATGCACATCAAAAAACAGGTATTGGGCATCGGGGTTCCAACCATCTCTCATCACATAAAAGCCAGTCTCAGACAGCGCATGCGAGGTCGTATCGGGATACGGAAAATCGGCACGCTGAAAACCGCTATCAACAATCGTGCAGAGTTCAACGGCATCGAAATTCGGAGCAGGCAAGGCACCCAACGGTGGGAATGAAAAATCAGGTCGACTTAAATGGATACACGCCTCTACCAACTTTTCAGTTACTTCTTTAAAGTAGTAGGCACACTCCGTCGTGCCGTCAACCTCCTGAGAGTAGCAATCGTGAGTCATCGTGCCGTAGCAAGATAGAAATCTGGTAAAATCAGCGATCGCCTCAACTTGGGAACGGAGGGTCCGATCCTTGTGAAAACCGTCGGCATGGAAGAATGCATCAAGGATCCACTGATAGCGACGCAATGCTAAGGTAAGCAGCTCCTCACTGTGAGGAAATTCAGGAAACAGGTGCGCAGCGATACCGATCTCCGTTGTCGCTTGGATCGCAGGGGTCGGGTGGACAGACAACCGAAGTAGACACTCAAGATAGGTCTTAGCGGTGGCATAAGTATCCGATCTTTCCAAGAGATTTACCGCTTTATCTTCAATCGCCGCGTCTAAAAACGCCCGCCGAAACGCAGTATATTCGGATTTCGCAGCAGATATATCGTCTGCTAACAAAGCAGTTTTCACGGCCCCCATTCCCGGAAAATCCAAGTTGAGCGTATCAAAGAAATCGCGATCGTTCAGTGGTAATTTGTATAGGTTTTCGGGCGTGAGATTGCGGTTGAGAACAGTGTTATAGGCGGTAACTGCCCTCTCCAGAATCGGGATATTCCGTTCATTTGCCAACAAGAACGCAACATCAAGCGGGAGCGTAAGGTGGTCATCTGTCGGGGCAGGAGCGACCTCAGCAAGGACAGCCGCAACCCGTCCGAATCCAGCGAGCCGCCAGAGTTCAGACTGTGGCAATGCAGCACAAACGCAACCTACCAATGCCAACGCACTTCCGGCTTCAAGTCTCGGACGCGGTTCACCCTCTGAATAGGCGTAGAGATACTCGGCGTGTTCCAACAGGATACGGGCAAGTTCTGGGTAACCCACATCGAGAAGTGGTTCGTGTGCAGCGACGGCAACCCCTTCAACGATCCGTGAGGCAACCGATTCCAATCGCCATACTGGGCGCTGCGGTGAGAACACAACCGGAGTCGGATTCGCTTCCGCGAAGGTATAGAGTTCCTCAAAATCAGCGATCGGCTCAAGTTGAGCGATGACAGGCAGCTGCCGTGTTGCGAGTTCTTCGGCAAGCAGATGAATATGTTCCGGTCGGACAGTTGTCCATTCCCCAAGCGACATGCTATCACACCTCCCTAACAATCAGTCCGTCTATCATACCAGTATTCCGACGAACCGTCAAGCACGCCATCGTTACCCAGGGCTGTTTAGTTTTAAGGGATAAGTTTACTTACGTAAAGGATTTCTCTTGATGGATGCCCGAATTTATTCGGGGCAGCACACTTTTCCCGAACAAGAATGTAATACAAGGAATGGATTTAGTCTATTCCCAGACTAAATCCGGGCTTCCGGACCTAAATTATTGGAAAACTGAATGGCCCTGTCGTTACCTAAATATAGGAGGGATTTCCTAATCCCGACAGCCAACTGCTAACAGCCAAAAAAAGGGAGTGGCAGAACCACTCCCTTCTCGGATTTAATTGAATTTCAGATTTAGGCAGACAATGCCGTAACCGCAGCGTCCTCGTCGTCGAAATGCTCAAATAGGTTGACCACCCGACTCAGAACGACCAAGTTCTTGATGTTTCTCCCGACGTTGATCGCACCCATACGACCATTCTTGCGGGTCGCAGCAGCGCGTGCTTCCATCAGAGTCCCAAGTCCAGAACTATCAATCACGCTGACATTCTCGAAATTGATGAGAATACGCGGGGCATTAGAAGCCTCTATTTGCGGTAAGATGACTTCCCGTAATTCCGATACGGAGTGTCCGACGATTTTACCACTCGGTTCCAAAATCGAAATGCCATTTTGCTGGCGAATTTGCGTTGTCATTTTTTTACTCCTATTGTTTTTTTTACCAAAACACTGTGAATGTTANNNNNNNNNNNNNNNNNNNNNNNNNNNNNNNNNNNNNNNNNNNNNNNNNNNNNNNNNNNNNNNNNNNNNNNNNNNNNNNNNNNNNNNNNNNNNNNNNNNNATTGTGATAGGACTTACGCATTCCACTGGTAGGTGCGGTTTCTAACCGCACCGGCAAAAACACTGTGAATGTTAATTGTGATAGGACTTACGCATTCCACTGGTAGGTGCGGTTTCTAACCGCACCGGCTCGTCGGAATGGGTGAATTTCTTTGATTCTACGTAAACCTGTTATGAATGTTAATTTTGTTTTGTCACTCTACTAAACGATTAATTTAAGTTTTCGTTTACTTCTTAGTCCGATTTAACCCAAAAAAGTTCGTTTTCTTCAATTAAGTTATCCGAATTCCGACGAAAAATCATTTGACACAATCAAAAGGTTATGTGATAATAGCATATCTTTATCACATTTCAGCGCGCGCTCGTTAGGCGCACTTCTTCTAAGGAAAGGAATTCTAAGAATGGCAGTTACATTTCACCACGTCCACGTTCGTTGTGAGGACTTGGACGGCGCAGTCAGTTATTATGAAAAGATGTTTGACGGAAAAGTTTTAGAAACAGTCGATGTCCGCGGGCTAAAAATTGTCCGTATGGAGATCGGTGGGGAACGGATCTTCCTCTCGCCTAAATTAGGCGACATGGAAGTAGAAGGTACCAGTGGTAATCCACGTTATGGGGTCTACCAACTCGCCTTCACTGTAGAAGACCTCGACGCAGCCGTTGCAGATCTCCAAGCCAAAGGCGCGGAACTCGAAGACCTGAAACCCCAAGGACTCATGATGGCGTTCTTCAAGGGACCCGACAACGTTCAGATTGAACTCATTGAGGCGTAATCGTTCGCGGAAATCAATACCGCGTCTCTACAAACCGTGTCGGGCAAGTCTCTGTGCCTCGCTTGTGGTAAACTGTGTTCGGCGAGGACAAAAACATGAAATTCAGCGAACTCTTCTATACAATTCAGGGAGAAGGACAACTTATCGGTGTCCCCTCTGTCTTCTTCCGAACGAGCTATTGCAATCTGAGATGTGTTTGGTGTGATACACCTTACACATCTTGGAACCCCGAAAATCGGGACATCTCCGTCGCTGAAAGCGTCGCTGCTATTTCACAATACGGGTGTAAACACGTCGTCATCACAGGGGGCGAACCTTTTATCCAAGCGAAGGCATTGGTAGCACTCTGTAAGGAGTTGGATAAGCGAGGACACCATATCACAATCGAAACGAACGCTACGGTCTTCGCAGAGGTTGCGGCGCATCTCATTTCGATGAGTCCTAAGTTGCGAAACTCTAATCCGCCGACAGACGATCGGTTCTTCAAACGGCATGAACGCGAACGTATCCGTCCCGACGTTATCCGAAAATTTTTAGATGCCTATCCCTGCCAAGTGAAATTCGTCGTGGATACCCCTGATGATTTAGCGGAGATCCAAGCACTACAGACAGACATTGGCATCCCCGCAGAGACAATCTTGCTAATGCCGCAAGGTGTAACACCTGCCGTGCTACAACAGAAACAGCAATGGCTCGTTGAACTCTGTAAAAACAACGGATATCGCTATTCCCCTCGGACGCACGTGGATATATGGGGCGATAAACGCGGCGTCTGAAAACAACCGACAACCGAGGACGAAAATGAAATATGACCTCCTCCTAAAAGGCGGCACTGTCATTGATGCCGCACAAGGCTTGAACGCTGTGCGCGATATCGCAATCGCTGACAGCACTATCGCAGCAATCGAACCCGATATTTCAGAGCATGCAGCGACACATACCATTTTTGTCAAAGACAAATACGTCACACCCGGACTCATAGACATACATACCCACGTCTATTACGGTGTAACCACATGGGGCATCAGAGCCGATGCAGTCTGCCCAACTGCCGGAACGACCACAGTTGTTGATGCTGGTAGTCCGGGTTGGGCGACCTTCCCCGGTTTCCGAGAATTCATCGCCGAACCCGCACAAACCAATATCCTTACCTACATCCATATCTCCGGGATCGGACTCGTCTACGGACCCATAGGTGAGATGATTGACATAGCCTATGCCAACCCAGGACGCGTCGCTGACACCCTACAACAGCATCGCGATATTACCGTTGGGGTCAAGGTGCGTCAAGGCAAAATGCAGGTCGGCGATAACGGTGTCCAACCCTTGAAACTCGCCATTGAAGCCGCCGAACGCGCTGGAACGTCCGTTATGTGTCATATCGGGGCCGGGGTCCCGCTCCCTGAGATTTTAGGATTACTTCGTCCGGGCGACGTGATTACCCACTGCTTTCAAGGCAACGGCGATAACATCGTTGACGAGAAAGGCAGAATCATTCCTGAAGCGTGGAAAGCACGTGAAAACGGTATTATCTTTGATGTCGGACACGGTGCTGGCAGCTTCCACTATGAGGTCGCACAACGCGCCATGGAGCAAGGGTTCATCTCCGATGTCATCAGCACAGACCTCCACACAGGAAACATCAACGGACCCGTTTACGATCTGCCGACAACGTTGTCGAAGTTGATGCACTTAGGTCTCCCACTCGCAGATGTGATTGAGAAAGCGACATTTAGTGCTGCAAAAGCAATTCAGCGTGAAGATCAACTCGGAAACCTGAAAGTTGGTACAGGCGCCGATGTTGCCGTGTTTGACGTGCTCGAAGGTCAATTTGAATACTTCGACTCGCACGGCACAAAGTTTATAGGGGATAAAAAATTAAAGACCGAATTAACAATACGCAAAGGAAAGATCTAAAACTTATAACCCAAAACCCAAAACATGCTAAACATAAACAAAAAACTGAGCGGCTGTTATAGGCGAGTTCTTATCTTTTTACTGGCAGTCGTGGGAGTTTCCTTAATCGCAGGAATTATCGTCTACCGTCAAATCGGCGGCGTTGAAGGGACTCGCTACTGGATGGCGGAGCGCGCACTCAACGGTGTCGAAAAACACCTTAAAAAGTCGGAAAATCGACCCGACGGTATCTCTGAGCAACAGATAGTCACAGTATTTATGAATGTGCGGGAGGCAAACCGAAATCGCCGAACCAATCTAACGGCACTTTACGATGTCCTAAAATCCTATCAGACCGAATTCTATACGAAAAAACCGTCTACCCCGGAAGTAGAAACATTTCTCGAAAAACTTCGCCAGACGATTCTTAAGGATACTGTTAAGGAGTGACACCCACGGCTTTAGGCGCGAAATTCGCCTATCATCGCACGAATCTCTGCAGTATCCGCATCGTCACTTAAATCTGTGTCAATAATCTGCGTGAGGGCACACTGGAATCTCGGTTTGGCATCGCCCCAAGCTTCGAGTAGCATCTTGCTCTCAGTGATTTCGGGTTGTGCAATTGCTTGTATCAGTTGATGGATAACTGACAGGTAAAAGAGCAGGTGGTGTGCATCAACCCGAGCGGCGATCTCCGCGGCTGAACTGGTTTCTCGATGTGTGCATACCCACTCGGCGTAGGTGCTAACAAGTTCCGCGTCTAAAAGTGAAACGAAGTTGGCACTTTCACCCGCCGTTGACAAGAAGGCACCAATGCTGTTAAACAATTGCACGAGTCGTATCTCTTGCCAATTCCAACCAATACTCGCGAAATCAATGAATATCGGCACATCTTCCGCAACGACGATATTCCGAGCATTGTTGTCCAGACCGCCAAGTGCTGTTGGCGCAAGTTGTAGTCGAACAGCGAGTGCGTTCCATTTCTCTATAAGCGCGTCTGCCTGTGCGGATGCCATCGGCTTTTCGCCGAGATGAGAGAGATACCCGATAACCTTTACACCGCGTTCCAATAAATCTTTCAGGTGCTCGTGCGCGTTAAAAGGGAAAACATAAGGCGCGAAATGCTCGGAACGCAGTGCAAAGCAAGACTCGATTTCGCAGAACTCTCGAAGAATCTTCTGAAGGAGGGGTTTAATATCCGCAGGAGGAGCCTCAGCACTTTGCGCGATAGCATCGAGCGTCTGTTCCCCGCACCACTCTAACAACAAGGCATGTAGTTCCGCTGAACTCCAAACGACTGCTGGGACTTTGCAGCCATTACGGTGTAAAACCGATAGCACCTCGGTCTCAATTTGGCACGGTGTGTGCCCCGATGCAACAACAGCAGTTTTGATGTCGTGTTCTTTGAGCAAATATTTATCGGCATCAACATTCACGGAACACACATTATGCCGTAACCGTGTCCCGTGCTGGATGGGTCCAAGTTGAACGGATTCCGGGTCTGTCTCAAAGTGAGTGGCAATAGGCGCAATTAGATGTTGCAAGGTCATCTCCTCCTGCTATGTTATACCACAGATACCAATTGCGTTCTACTTAAAAATACTGCGAATCGCAATTCGCTTTATAGCCGTCAGCATGCTACGCTTTCAGCAGTCAGTAGTTAGCCATCAGCACTCTATGCTTTCGGTTCCCATCAGTTAAATCGTCTATCAGTTGCGGATGTTTGTCTATCCACAAAACCTCTTTGCTGACTGCTGAGAATGGCTTCGGCTTTTGGAGCGAAGCGGAACGGAACGCCCTGATCGCTAATTGCTATTTGCTAAATTGTTCTTGACACCTACAAAAACCTATGCTATAAAACTTAAACTTGAAATTCAAGTGTTTCTGTGGTAATATATATGTATTAATCTGGTGAACAGGCGTTCATCTATAATTTACCCTGCGTATAAAGCGTGATAAGAAAGAATACGACACATCTCCCGATTTGCACAGTGGGTTCTCTCATGTCGAGAGTCTGATGCAGATGTGAAGGAGATGGACGTGGAAACCCTGTAGAAGTACCAACACTTCTACAAACCTCAGGAGGTTTTCCTTGGCAGTTACAATGAAAGAACTCCTTGAATGCGGAGTTCACTTTGGACATCAGACCCGTCGCTGGAATCCGAAGATGGCTGAATACATCTTCGCCGAGCGGAACGGGATTTATATAATCGATTTACAGAAGACGTTACGGATGCTTGAAACAGCGGTCGCCTACGTACAAGATGTTGCAGCAAAAGGCGGGACCGTCCTATTTGTCGGGACAAAACGGCAATCTCAGGAAGCCGTTCGCGCTGAAGCAATGCGATGCAGTATGTACTACGTCAATCATCGGTGGTTGGGGGGTATGCTGACCAACTTCCAGACAATCCGGCGCAGTATCAACCGACTCGATAAATTGGACGCAGACGAAGCGAACGGGTTATTTGAACAGATGCCCAAGAAAGAGGTTATGTCCCTACGACGTGAAAAAGGTAAACTTGATAACAACCTCAGCGGCATCAGAGAAATGAAAAAAATACCCGAAGCCCTCGTGGTGACGGATACCCGTAAGGAACATACCGCTATTGCCGAAGCCAATAAGCTAAACATTCCAATTATCGCAATCGTTGATACCAACTGCGACCCCGATCCGGTTGATCTACCTGTTCCAGGCAACGACGACGCTATTCGTTCGATCCGTCTCATCTGTTCTGTTTTAGCTGAAGCCGTGATTGAAGGTCGCGGGACTGCCTTAGAAGGCGCAGAAACCGCAGACGACGCTGGGCAAGCCGATGGTAAACCACAGCAACTTGACGTGATGCTTGATGCTGAACGACGCGAGGAGCAAAGCGCGGCGATCCTCGAAGAAACCCAATTGTCCGCAGAGCCTGAAGCAATCGGGGATGGTGAGCAACGTCCGCGGCCACAGCGCCAACGCAGAAGAGGCAGATCACCTCGCCAACAATCTCAATAAAGACACGACGGGCGCGCCTCCTTTTTTCCACAGATGGCGCGCCCGCAATTCACCAGAAATCGGCAGTCGGCAATCAACAGTTGATAGACAAGCAATGGAAATTTATTAACGTTTACAGTTTCCAGGCATGCCCTACTGACCGCTGAGAATGGCTTCGGTTTTCGTAGCGAACGCCCTGATGCCTGACTGCTCATTAAGAGGAAACGAAATGGAAATCACAGCAAAAATGGTTAGCGAGCTCCGTTCTCGCACCGGTGCCGGCATTATGGACTGCAAAAAGGCACTTACAGAAACCAACGGGAATATCGACCAAGCAATTCAGAAATTGCGTGAAGAAGGCTTGAGGGCTTCCGAACTCAAAGGCAGTCGGGCAGCGAAAGAGGGGTTGATTATCTCTTATATTCACCCCGGCAGCCGGGTCGGCACGTTAGTCGAACTGAATTGTGAAACCGATTTCGTCGCGCGGACGGAGCAATTTCAACAGTTGGGCAAAGACATCGCTATGCAGGTGGCAGCGGCTAAACCCAAGTATCTCAACCCAGAAGACGTACCCACTGAAGATCTCGAAGCTGAAAAAGCGATTCTGCAGGCACAAGCAGAAAAAGAAGGCAAACCCGCACACATCGCTGAACGTATCGTCGAAGGGCGTATCTCTAAATTTTATTCTGAAACCTGCCTCCTACAGCAACCCTATATTCGCGATACAGACAAGACTGTCGAAACCCTTGTAAAAGACGCAATCGCCCAATTGGGTGAGAATATCGTCATTAAGCGTTTCGTGCTTTATGTCCTTGGACAGTAGAGAGATAGCGTCGTGGAATCGGCTTTTTGAGCCTCGCAAACTCTTAAAGGAACATTCAGATGCAAGAAATTATTAAACAGACTGAATCCCGGATGAAGAAAACTGTAGATGCAACTGCGACAAAACTGTCACATGTACAGACAGGACGCGCAACGCCAGCGCTCTTGGATCAGGTGAGCGTCAACTACTACGGGAGTAAAAACCCACTTAGCCAAGTCGGCACAATTACTACGCCTGAACCGAGACTCCTCGTCATCCAACCTTGGGATAAAACACTCATTACAGAAATTGAAAAGGCAATCGCCCTTTCCGATTTAGGTTTCTCGACAAGCAATGACGGGAATGTAATCCGAATCCAAGTCCCCGAACTTACGCTTGAGCGACGGACTGAACTAACGAAAGTCGTCCGTAAATTAGCAGAAGAAGGCAAAGTCGCGATTCGGAACATTCGTCGCGATGCCAATGATGCCGTCAAAAAACTCGATGGCGGTGATTCATCTGGCGGCGGGGGCGGCGGTAAAAGCCGTGGACGCGGGGGCGATAGAAAACGCGGTAAATCAAACGCCGATCCGGTGCAGCAGCTCACGGATACCTATACTGACCAAATAGACGAACTCGTCGCAGCGAAAGAATCGGAATTGTTAGAAACTTAATTCCTGTTCAGATCTATTCGGAGACCCAAGCGCGTCAACTAATTCAAGGAGGATACAGAACTATGTTTTGGCGGCGAGCCTTGAGCGTCGTTGTCCTACTCCCGCTGGTCCTCCTCATTGTTTACCAAGGGGATTGGCTTTACCTACTCCTCATAGCCATCACCGTCCTGATGATGCAAGTTGAGTATTGTCGGCTGGCACAGCATTTCGCTGAAAAGTTGAATCTCGTGATG
The sequence above is drawn from the Candidatus Poribacteria bacterium genome and encodes:
- a CDS encoding DarT ssDNA thymidine ADP-ribosyltransferase family protein, producing MRNSEIKALYYITHIDNLPSIFEKGILSHERIEKNHVQPERIYNTEIVNIRKEKRTPNQKSLWSYANLYFQPRNPMMYRVVHEKGVRDLAVLEVSENILQTPGIFITDGNAANAPTQVYPLIDGLKVLRRQRKILYNEWWNTLDGSKRKIMAECLVPDSIRPEFINSVYVADEETRRNVSEKIGSRSISVIPEPNMFFQPNRRNRIGENISLIDGDMFFSTLQTLTISVNLQGVMGKGLASRAKYQFPDVYVAYQDVCRSKRVTATKPYLYKREGSLDEELADHGSELRTLNAVKWFLLFATKRKWRENSRLEDIEGGLDWVQRNFQKEGIESLAMPALGCGLGGLDWKDVGPLMCKSLHGIGISVAIYLPRERKIPQQYLTESHLLAH
- a CDS encoding STAS domain-containing protein; amino-acid sequence: MTTQIRQQNGISILEPSGKIVGHSVSELREVILPQIEASNAPRILINFENVSVIDSSGLGTLMEARAAATRKNGRMGAINVGRNIKNLVVLSRVVNLFEHFDDEDAAVTALSA
- a CDS encoding VOC family protein, with product MAVTFHHVHVRCEDLDGAVSYYEKMFDGKVLETVDVRGLKIVRMEIGGERIFLSPKLGDMEVEGTSGNPRYGVYQLAFTVEDLDAAVADLQAKGAELEDLKPQGLMMAFFKGPDNVQIELIEA
- a CDS encoding 7-carboxy-7-deazaguanine synthase QueE, with translation MKFSELFYTIQGEGQLIGVPSVFFRTSYCNLRCVWCDTPYTSWNPENRDISVAESVAAISQYGCKHVVITGGEPFIQAKALVALCKELDKRGHHITIETNATVFAEVAAHLISMSPKLRNSNPPTDDRFFKRHERERIRPDVIRKFLDAYPCQVKFVVDTPDDLAEIQALQTDIGIPAETILLMPQGVTPAVLQQKQQWLVELCKNNGYRYSPRTHVDIWGDKRGV
- a CDS encoding amidohydrolase/deacetylase family metallohydrolase — translated: MKYDLLLKGGTVIDAAQGLNAVRDIAIADSTIAAIEPDISEHAATHTIFVKDKYVTPGLIDIHTHVYYGVTTWGIRADAVCPTAGTTTVVDAGSPGWATFPGFREFIAEPAQTNILTYIHISGIGLVYGPIGEMIDIAYANPGRVADTLQQHRDITVGVKVRQGKMQVGDNGVQPLKLAIEAAERAGTSVMCHIGAGVPLPEILGLLRPGDVITHCFQGNGDNIVDEKGRIIPEAWKARENGIIFDVGHGAGSFHYEVAQRAMEQGFISDVISTDLHTGNINGPVYDLPTTLSKLMHLGLPLADVIEKATFSAAKAIQREDQLGNLKVGTGADVAVFDVLEGQFEYFDSHGTKFIGDKKLKTELTIRKGKI
- the tsf gene encoding translation elongation factor Ts, translating into MEITAKMVSELRSRTGAGIMDCKKALTETNGNIDQAIQKLREEGLRASELKGSRAAKEGLIISYIHPGSRVGTLVELNCETDFVARTEQFQQLGKDIAMQVAAAKPKYLNPEDVPTEDLEAEKAILQAQAEKEGKPAHIAERIVEGRISKFYSETCLLQQPYIRDTDKTVETLVKDAIAQLGENIVIKRFVLYVLGQ
- the frr gene encoding ribosome recycling factor gives rise to the protein MQEIIKQTESRMKKTVDATATKLSHVQTGRATPALLDQVSVNYYGSKNPLSQVGTITTPEPRLLVIQPWDKTLITEIEKAIALSDLGFSTSNDGNVIRIQVPELTLERRTELTKVVRKLAEEGKVAIRNIRRDANDAVKKLDGGDSSGGGGGGKSRGRGGDRKRGKSNADPVQQLTDTYTDQIDELVAAKESELLET